The window GCTTTGAAATAATCGGCGATTTCGGCCAGCAGATTCAGGTCCAATCCCGGGTCGTGTTCGCTCCCGCGCAAGACGTGAACAATCGTCTCCACGGGGGGCTGAGAGGTTCCGGACGCAAGCGAAGAGATCGCGGTGTCGATGATATCGACCCCCGCCTCGATCGCCTTCAAGCAGGTGGAGAGGGCCATCGCCCCGGTGTCGTGGCTGTGAAGATGGATCGGCACGCCGACCTCCCGCTTCATCTTGCCGATCAGATCAAAGGCGGCGTAGGGGGAGAGAAGCCCCGCCATATCTTTGATGCAGATCGCATCCGATCCCATGTCTTCGAGCCGTTTCGCCATATCGACGAAGAGGCCGTTGCTGTGAAAAGGGCTGATCGTATAACAGAAGCTCCCCTCGATCTTGCCGCCGTATTTGGAGGTCGCCTTGAACGCCGTCTTCAGATTGCGAAGGTCGTTGAGGGCGTCGAAAATCCGAAGGATGTTGATTCCGTTGCCGATCGCGCGTTCTATGAACCGCTCGACCACATCGTCGGCGTAGTGGCGATAGCCGACGAGATTCTGCCCTCGAAGAAGCATCTGGAAGGGGGTTCGCGGCATCAACTTTTTAAGCTGCCTGATCCGCTCCCAGGGATCTTCCCGCAGATATCGGATCGCGGCGTCGAACGTCGCCCCTCCCCACATCTCCACGGCGGCATAGCCGACCTGATCGATCTTCGAGGCGATCGGGAGCATGTCTTCCGTCCGAAGACGCGTTGCGATGAGCGATTGATGGCCGTCGCGAAGGGTCGTGTCCATAATCCGGATCGGCTTCGGTTTCTGCTTCGGCTTCGAATTCGGCGCCATGGGTCTCCTTATCTTTTCGAATGGGCGGCGATCGCCGCGGCGATCGCGAGCATTTTATCCATTCGAAAATAATCGGCTGCAACGTTCAACTTGTCGAGGTGCGAATCGATATAGGTCGTATCGAAGTGGCCCGTCTGGAAATCGGGATCTTCCATGATCCGTTTGTAGAATGGGATCGACGTCTTCACCCCCCGGATGACATATTCATCGAGGGCGCGGCGCATCCGCTGCACGGCGCCATCCCAGGTGCGGGCCCGGACGGTCAGCTTGGCCAGGAGGGAGTCGTAATACGGGGGGACGACGTATCCCGCATAGACGTTTCCGTCGATGCGGATGCCGATTCCTCCCGGCGAGGAGTAGGCGGTGATTTTTCCCGGGGTCGGGATGAAATTTTTCTGCGGATCTTCGGCGTTGATCCGGCACTCAATCGCATGGCCTCTGAGGAAGACCTGCGATTGAGGGATGGAGATCGGCCTCCCGGCGGCGATCCGGATCATCTCCTTCACGAGATCGACCCCCGTAATCTCCTCGGTCACCGTATGCTCGACCTGGATCCGGGTGTTCATCTCGAGAAAATAATAACGCCGGCTCGAATCGACCAGAAATTCGACCGTCCCGGCGCTGGTGTACCCGACCGACCGCGCCGCCGCGATCGCCGCCTCCCCCATCTCCCGTCGAAGCCGCTCGTCCAATAACAACGACGGAGCGATTTCGATCAGCTTTTGATGTCTTCGCTGGATGGAGCAATCGCGCTCTCCCAGGTGGATCACGTTTCCTTCCTGGTCGGCGAGAATTTGAAATTCGATATGGCGGGGGGCATGGATATATTTTTCCAGGTAGACCGCTTCTTTCCCGAAAGAGGCCTTGGCCTCCGTCTGGGCGATCGGGAAGTGTCTTTTCAGATCTTCTCGATCTTTGCAGATTCGAAGGCCGCGTCCCCCTCCGCCGGCGGAGGCCTTCAGCATGACCGGGTAGCCGATCTCGTCGGCAAATCGGACCGCATCATTCAGCGATGCGATCGGCTCGATCAGGCCGGGAACGATCGGAACGCCGATCTCCTTCATCTTTTGACGGGCGGAAACCTTGTCCCCCATCGCCCGCATGGCGGCGGCCGGCGGTCCGATAAAGGTCAGCCCGCTCTCTTGGCAGGCCTGGGCGAACTCCGGATTCTCGGCAAGGAAGCCGTAGCCGGGATGGATCGCATCGACCCCCTTCTGCTTGGCCAGATCGATGATCCGGTAAATATTCAGATAGCCTTCGATCGGCCCCGGACCGACCAGGCAAGCCTCATCGGCTTTCCGGACATAGAGGCCGGTCGCGTCGGCCTCCGAGTGAATGGCGACCGTGGGGATGGAGAGTTCCTTGCACGCCCGTATAATCCGAAGCGCAATCTCCCCGCGGTTGGCGATCAGAACTTTTTTGAACATGGAGCCTCGCAAAGAATAAGCGACTTAATTCACCTGCACCAGCTTTCCCTTTTGCACCTGGATCAAGATCGGCTTCTTGAGGACCTCGCCGTCTCGGATTTCGGAAACCAGTCCGGAGACCCCCTGGAAATCTTTTGTATTTGCGAGCGCCGTCTTCACATCCCGCGAGGTCAGCGCCCCTCCTTCCAACGCCGCCAAAACCAAGCGGGCGGCATCGAATGCCTGCGCGGCGAATAAATCGGGCTCCTGTTGGAACTTCGCGCGATACTGTCCGACGAACTTGCGAACCATTGGATCGGGGCTTCCAGCGAAAAATCCGTCGATAAAGGTCGCTCCCTCCGCATAAGGGCCGACCAACTTCAGGAACTCGGGGGTGTTCCAGCCGCTGGTCCCCAACAAGGGGACGTCTTGGATGTTGTGAAAAACCAGTTGAGGAATCATCAATCCCGCCTTGCCGGCATCCCCCGGCAGGAAGATCGCATCGAAACCGGGCGTATAGGAGACCTCCCGCTTCCTCCTCCCCTCCTGCACGATCTCCACGACCCCGTCTTTCTTTAAATCGGCTTCTTTCAACCGCCGGATCGTCGCGGTAAAATCGGTCGCATCGACGGGATAGGGCTCGGCATGAACGACTTCGCCGCCGAGACGGCTCACCGCTTCGGAGAAACATCGGACCCATTCGGTCCCCAGCCCCTCCTTCGGGAAGAGGATGGCGAACCGCATCAGGTTCATCTGGGTGACCGCATACTCCGCGATGGAACGGCATTGAAAGCGCGCGGTGATCGCATTTCGGAAAACCGATTTGCCGAGGGAAGGGAGCCGCGCCGCCGTGGCGGCGGGAGTGATCAAGACCAGATCGGCCCTCTCCGCCACCGGCGCAATCCGATCGACCTCCCGGCTCAAAAGGGGCCCGACCATGGCGA of the Candidatus Manganitrophus noduliformans genome contains:
- the accC gene encoding acetyl-CoA carboxylase biotin carboxylase subunit; amino-acid sequence: MFKKVLIANRGEIALRIIRACKELSIPTVAIHSEADATGLYVRKADEACLVGPGPIEGYLNIYRIIDLAKQKGVDAIHPGYGFLAENPEFAQACQESGLTFIGPPAAAMRAMGDKVSARQKMKEIGVPIVPGLIEPIASLNDAVRFADEIGYPVMLKASAGGGGRGLRICKDREDLKRHFPIAQTEAKASFGKEAVYLEKYIHAPRHIEFQILADQEGNVIHLGERDCSIQRRHQKLIEIAPSLLLDERLRREMGEAAIAAARSVGYTSAGTVEFLVDSSRRYYFLEMNTRIQVEHTVTEEITGVDLVKEMIRIAAGRPISIPQSQVFLRGHAIECRINAEDPQKNFIPTPGKITAYSSPGGIGIRIDGNVYAGYVVPPYYDSLLAKLTVRARTWDGAVQRMRRALDEYVIRGVKTSIPFYKRIMEDPDFQTGHFDTTYIDSHLDKLNVAADYFRMDKMLAIAAAIAAHSKR